A section of the Methanosarcina mazei S-6 genome encodes:
- a CDS encoding cytochrome c biogenesis protein, with protein sequence MALNSRKIGVLAGATACIMLLSMYMLFFYLPPIRDESGEVLSGSFRIFFFHMPVAVIAYLAFGAVFVASIFYLMKRSFKWDIYARSAAEVGVLFSFLVLVTGSIWAKDAWGWYWIWDVRLTTSLVLFLVYLAYNMLRKALEEPEKRARLSAVFGILAFLSVPLSFFSIRLWRSAHPLMFGGSMGENGGGLEGTSLQLALIVNFIAYFLLFLTLFYVKVQNEKAKEEIDARISVGLET encoded by the coding sequence ATGGCCTTAAATTCCAGAAAAATCGGAGTGCTGGCAGGTGCAACTGCCTGCATAATGCTTCTTTCGATGTACATGCTCTTTTTTTACCTGCCCCCTATCAGGGACGAATCCGGGGAGGTTCTGAGCGGCAGCTTCAGGATCTTTTTCTTCCACATGCCAGTAGCGGTCATTGCCTATCTGGCTTTTGGAGCCGTATTTGTTGCAAGTATTTTCTACCTGATGAAAAGATCTTTTAAATGGGATATTTACGCCCGCTCGGCTGCAGAGGTGGGAGTTCTGTTTTCTTTCCTTGTGCTGGTCACCGGGTCTATATGGGCAAAAGACGCCTGGGGCTGGTACTGGATCTGGGATGTCAGACTGACCACATCTCTTGTCCTTTTTCTTGTTTACCTTGCCTATAACATGCTAAGAAAAGCCCTTGAAGAGCCTGAAAAAAGAGCAAGGCTTTCAGCAGTCTTCGGGATTTTAGCTTTCCTTTCCGTGCCCCTGAGTTTTTTTTCAATAAGGCTCTGGCGCTCGGCTCATCCCCTCATGTTTGGAGGAAGTATGGGAGAAAACGGAGGAGGACTTGAAGGGACATCGCTCCAGCTGGCTTTGATTGTAAATTTCATAGCTTATTTCCTGCTTTTCCTTACCCTTTTCTATGTAAAAGTGCAGAATGAGAAGGCAAAAGAGGAGATTGACGCACGCATATCTGTCGGATTAGAAACCTGA
- the msrA gene encoding peptide-methionine (S)-S-oxide reductase MsrA has product MEEKTDAEQRNATSEEDTEIFENPGEGLEKATFAAGCFWGIEEAFRQIKGVVATAVGYSGGHFKRPTYEQVCTLDTGHAEAVRVIFDPEIVSYKTLLDVFWKIHDPTTKDRQGPDVGKQYRSVIFYHSDEQKAAALASKEELEKSGAFKNPVVTEIVPVSEFYMAEDYHQQYFEKKGFLQNIFRSFKK; this is encoded by the coding sequence GTGGAAGAAAAGACAGACGCCGAACAGAGAAACGCAACATCTGAAGAGGATACTGAGATATTTGAAAATCCTGGAGAAGGTCTGGAAAAAGCGACCTTTGCAGCAGGCTGCTTCTGGGGAATTGAAGAGGCATTCCGGCAGATTAAAGGTGTGGTTGCAACTGCAGTTGGCTATAGCGGAGGTCATTTTAAAAGACCTACCTATGAGCAGGTCTGTACCCTTGACACCGGACATGCAGAAGCCGTAAGGGTTATTTTTGATCCTGAAATAGTCTCATATAAGACCCTGCTGGATGTTTTCTGGAAGATCCATGACCCGACAACAAAAGACAGGCAGGGACCTGATGTAGGAAAACAGTACCGTTCCGTGATCTTTTACCACAGCGACGAGCAAAAGGCTGCTGCCCTTGCCTCAAAAGAAGAACTGGAAAAGTCAGGGGCTTTCAAAAATCCGGTAGTAACCGAGATAGTGCCGGTTTCCGAATTTTATATGGCAGAAGACTATCACCAGCAGTATTTTGAAAAAAAAGGATTTTTACAGAATATATTCAGGAGCTTTAAAAAATAA
- a CDS encoding heme exporter protein CcmB produces the protein MIRSFYIAAKDLKAEFRTKQMLNSMFIFSLLVLVVFSISFGDFLGDSEKVEKLAPGVLWIAFIFAGMLGLSRTFAMETENGCLEALMLCPTDRSAIYTGKILSSLVIVFIMEAVTLPFFIILFNYSLDSQTTLLLLIILFLGTSGFIAVGTLLSALTLGTRTRELLLPVLLLPLILPVIIPAVEATAGVLAGNGIENLIPEIRLLAVYDLVFFAVSNLVFEYVISD, from the coding sequence ATGATCCGGAGCTTTTATATCGCTGCAAAAGATCTTAAAGCCGAGTTTCGGACAAAACAGATGCTTAACTCAATGTTTATTTTTTCTCTTCTTGTGCTTGTGGTTTTCAGCATCTCTTTTGGAGATTTTCTGGGCGACAGTGAGAAAGTAGAGAAACTGGCTCCAGGAGTCCTCTGGATCGCTTTCATCTTTGCGGGAATGCTCGGACTTTCAAGAACCTTTGCCATGGAAACAGAAAACGGCTGCCTTGAAGCCCTTATGCTCTGCCCCACTGACAGAAGTGCGATCTATACAGGAAAAATCCTCTCCAGCCTTGTGATAGTGTTTATCATGGAAGCGGTGACCCTTCCTTTCTTTATCATACTCTTCAATTACAGCCTGGATAGTCAGACCACATTACTTCTCCTGATTATTCTTTTTCTCGGGACTTCAGGGTTTATTGCTGTCGGAACTCTGCTCTCTGCCCTTACCCTGGGAACCCGCACCAGAGAACTTCTCCTGCCTGTCCTTCTCCTGCCTTTAATCCTGCCAGTTATCATCCCTGCTGTGGAGGCAACCGCCGGAGTTCTTGCCGGAAACGGCATTGAAAATTTAATTCCAGAAATAAGATTACTTGCTGTTTACGACCTGGTATTCTTTGCAGTTTCGAACCTGGTCTTTGAATATGTGATTTCTGACTGA
- a CDS encoding YbhB/YbcL family Raf kinase inhibitor-like protein translates to MNRKAGAVVLICLFAGVILVPGCINKQHVEQPVNNESSNAGKGDESVDIQVIKVFSSAFESNSTIPRKYTCNGENINPPLEFADIPEETESLVLIMDDPDSPMNPFTHWIVWNIEPVAKIEEDSIPGIEGMNNFRKIGYGGPCPSSGTHRYFFKVYALDRKLELKAGSGRKELESEMIGHIIAEGELMGKYGKT, encoded by the coding sequence ATGAACAGAAAAGCCGGAGCAGTTGTTTTAATATGCCTGTTTGCAGGAGTGATCCTGGTTCCGGGGTGTATTAACAAACAGCATGTTGAACAGCCTGTAAATAATGAGTCTTCCAATGCCGGCAAAGGGGATGAGAGTGTGGACATCCAGGTAATAAAGGTTTTTAGCAGCGCGTTTGAATCAAACAGTACTATCCCCAGGAAATATACATGCAATGGGGAAAACATAAATCCGCCCCTGGAATTTGCAGATATTCCCGAGGAAACTGAAAGTCTGGTACTGATCATGGACGATCCTGATTCCCCCATGAATCCATTTACTCACTGGATCGTCTGGAATATTGAACCGGTGGCGAAAATAGAAGAGGACAGCATCCCTGGGATTGAAGGGATGAATAACTTCAGAAAGATTGGTTACGGCGGCCCCTGCCCTTCATCAGGCACTCACAGATACTTTTTCAAAGTTTATGCTCTGGACAGGAAGCTTGAGCTAAAAGCAGGGTCCGGAAGAAAAGAACTTGAAAGCGAGATGATAGGGCATATTATTGCCGAAGGGGAACTGATGGGAAAATACGGAAAGACCTGA
- a CDS encoding ABC transporter ATP-binding protein encodes MENTVSIRKLSKVFGKNPVLKSLDLDLEKGEFAVIFGPNGAGKTTLLKLISTLTTPTEGSVFVSGFNVVEEPEKARREIGLLSHESYLYGELSAKENLRFFGQMYGIKGQKLEERISSILEDTGLVAKTDERVSTFSRGMKQRLSIARTLLHRPSILLLDEPYTGLDPGASLVFENLIKSPEFQKSTKLMVSHDLERGFKLSSRLLILNKGKFVYDGIKKDFSGYEDFKEKCSSMLA; translated from the coding sequence GTGGAAAACACAGTTTCGATAAGGAAGCTATCAAAGGTTTTCGGGAAAAATCCTGTCCTGAAATCCCTTGACCTCGACCTCGAAAAAGGTGAATTTGCGGTTATTTTCGGCCCTAACGGGGCTGGGAAAACTACCCTTTTAAAGCTTATTTCAACCCTGACAACACCTACCGAAGGTTCTGTTTTCGTTTCAGGTTTTAATGTAGTAGAAGAGCCTGAAAAAGCCCGCAGAGAAATAGGGCTGCTTTCTCACGAATCTTACCTTTATGGAGAATTAAGCGCAAAAGAAAACCTGCGTTTTTTCGGCCAGATGTATGGAATCAAAGGCCAGAAACTCGAAGAGAGGATATCCAGCATCCTGGAAGATACAGGGCTTGTGGCAAAAACAGACGAACGGGTCAGTACTTTTTCGAGAGGAATGAAACAGAGGCTTTCCATTGCAAGGACTCTGCTTCACAGACCTTCAATCCTCCTTCTGGACGAGCCCTACACCGGCCTGGACCCGGGAGCTTCTCTGGTTTTCGAAAATCTCATTAAAAGCCCGGAGTTCCAGAAAAGCACAAAATTAATGGTTTCCCACGACCTTGAAAGAGGGTTTAAGCTCTCCAGCAGGCTCCTTATCCTGAACAAAGGAAAATTTGTGTACGACGGGATTAAAAAAGACTTCTCAGGGTATGAAGACTTCAAAGAAAAATGCAGCTCCATGCTGGCCTGA
- a CDS encoding NADH:flavin oxidoreductase has protein sequence MIFDPTTVCNMELQNRFVRSATHEFMAEKDGTPTSRLGDLYEELARSEVGLIVTGYSCIHPCGWSDANQQGIYDDRFIEPYRRITERVHKYRSRIVLQIVHGGRQADVSQKNPVPIAPSAVKDGHSATVPKEMTEEEILIVIEAFTQAAVRAKKAGFDGVQLHCAHGFLLSNFISPYTNRRTDRWGGSVENRARIVTEIVRRIKEETGSNFPIFVKMNATDGFQPGTAKAELGLTISQAMETAKLLEKAGVCAIEVSGGISEAGGVTIKTAINSPSKEAYFKEYSKNIKSAVSIPVILVGGIRSLSVMEGLLENGFADLISMSRAFISEPDLILKLKSGEAEKARCVSCNLCFDPEGIRCNFEFD, from the coding sequence ATGATTTTTGACCCTACCACAGTCTGTAACATGGAACTTCAAAACCGCTTTGTAAGGTCCGCAACGCACGAGTTTATGGCAGAAAAAGATGGGACTCCAACTTCCAGGCTCGGAGATCTCTATGAGGAACTTGCAAGAAGTGAAGTCGGGTTGATAGTAACCGGCTATTCCTGTATCCATCCATGCGGGTGGAGTGATGCCAACCAGCAGGGAATTTATGATGACCGTTTCATCGAGCCTTACAGGAGAATTACTGAGAGGGTACATAAATACAGGAGCAGGATAGTGCTCCAGATAGTGCATGGAGGGAGGCAGGCAGACGTTTCCCAGAAAAATCCTGTCCCCATAGCTCCCTCGGCGGTCAAAGACGGGCATTCTGCAACTGTCCCGAAAGAAATGACAGAAGAAGAAATCCTGATAGTAATAGAGGCATTCACACAGGCAGCTGTAAGGGCAAAAAAGGCAGGCTTTGACGGGGTTCAGCTTCACTGTGCCCATGGCTTCCTGTTAAGCAACTTCATTTCTCCTTACACAAACAGGCGGACTGACAGGTGGGGAGGGTCCGTAGAAAATCGGGCAAGAATAGTAACAGAGATCGTCAGGCGCATAAAAGAGGAGACAGGCAGCAACTTTCCCATCTTTGTCAAAATGAATGCAACAGACGGTTTCCAGCCCGGAACGGCAAAAGCAGAACTTGGGCTTACCATATCTCAGGCTATGGAAACTGCAAAACTTCTGGAAAAGGCAGGCGTATGTGCAATCGAAGTCAGTGGAGGGATAAGCGAAGCAGGCGGAGTGACCATAAAGACTGCGATCAATTCTCCTTCTAAAGAGGCTTACTTTAAAGAATATTCTAAAAACATAAAGAGTGCAGTGAGTATTCCTGTTATCCTCGTTGGTGGGATCAGGTCTCTTTCCGTAATGGAAGGGCTTCTTGAGAATGGGTTTGCAGACCTTATTTCCATGAGCAGGGCATTCATCAGCGAACCGGATCTTATTTTAAAACTTAAATCTGGAGAGGCTGAAAAGGCAAGATGCGTATCCTGCAACCTGTGTTTTGACCCGGAAGGAATAAGGTGCAATTTCGAGTTTGATTGA
- a CDS encoding DUF362 domain-containing protein yields the protein MVTIGLSRDKDVLKSVRTAVELAGGLGIKEGDTVLIRPNANTADPAPGSTSPEVLRGAIREVKRYNPGKIIVAEKSMTTLDTEKVLKKLGLWQVAEGEGVDEILTFDHLKREHVEPEKAYSWPFGFDVPEFLGSVDYTIALPVIKTHWTAIFTMGLKSQISITADRDRRQLPHGQGMDMLFGNMIAESNLVYKPDFYISDATKCFVTEGPNTGTLREPGIVLASPDVIANDVTGLALLKTLGTVPKIQRNSVWAQPQIKRAVELGLGVKNREEITVKGLGIEEINKIIASLA from the coding sequence ATGGTAACAATTGGGCTTTCGAGAGACAAGGATGTCCTGAAGTCAGTCAGGACAGCAGTGGAGCTTGCAGGAGGACTTGGAATCAAAGAAGGGGATACAGTATTGATCCGACCCAATGCAAATACTGCGGATCCTGCTCCTGGATCGACAAGTCCTGAGGTTTTGAGGGGCGCGATAAGGGAGGTAAAAAGATACAATCCGGGAAAAATAATTGTGGCTGAGAAGTCGATGACGACCCTGGATACTGAAAAAGTGCTTAAAAAACTGGGGTTATGGCAGGTAGCAGAGGGGGAAGGGGTTGATGAGATCCTGACATTCGACCACCTGAAACGTGAACATGTCGAGCCAGAGAAGGCTTATTCCTGGCCTTTTGGATTTGATGTGCCTGAATTTCTGGGATCTGTGGATTACACAATCGCTCTTCCGGTAATCAAGACCCACTGGACTGCTATATTTACAATGGGACTCAAGTCCCAGATAAGCATAACCGCAGACAGAGACAGGAGGCAACTCCCTCACGGGCAGGGTATGGATATGCTTTTCGGAAATATGATTGCCGAATCCAACCTTGTTTATAAGCCTGATTTCTATATATCGGATGCTACAAAGTGCTTTGTGACCGAAGGTCCGAATACAGGTACTTTGCGGGAACCGGGGATTGTCCTTGCAAGCCCGGATGTGATTGCAAATGATGTTACAGGGCTTGCCCTCCTTAAAACACTGGGCACGGTTCCGAAAATCCAGAGAAATTCAGTCTGGGCTCAGCCCCAGATAAAAAGGGCTGTAGAACTGGGGCTGGGAGTGAAAAACAGGGAAGAAATCACGGTAAAGGGCCTGGGAATTGAAGAGATAAATAAAATTATCGCCAGTCTTGCCTGA